The Leptodactylus fuscus isolate aLepFus1 chromosome 1, aLepFus1.hap2, whole genome shotgun sequence nucleotide sequence TTAAGTAGCCTTATAATGCCCCTCTGATCTGTCTCTTTTAAACAGCCCATCAGAGAGACGctttgctgttttttctctcaCCGTATCCCGTGATGGTCGGGAAGTGCTTGGcgggtgagtaaagatttttatttaaaaaaacgcaacatTATACAGATGATTTAAAGCTGAGgcaccacgttgtggaaacggagcttcttttgttgcttattttgctgcgtttatttgagtcaaacctaggagtggctacaaaaggaatgggaaataaatagaagctcttatacttctaccatttgCTCAATCCattactgactttggctcaaaaaactgcaacaaaatctgcaacaaaaaaaatctccatttccgcaacgtgggtgtTTTCAgggcaaatttatttatttttttaaaaaacagatctgttaatgctattaatggattaataagtgcaacaaaatatctttagcagtgttttgagtgatttctgggtttctctgggagctcctggtatcctctgcatttgtttacaggtgtagcttcctgttgtcTTAGCTAattcaatgcatcatggtaggtGTTGGCTGattcacactacctccctctcactcactccccctTCTTTTCTCccttcctgtctccctagctatcctacccactactagcccttcccaactaactaactcagatGACTtctcccccaccccatcatacttgcctgtcttcttgTCCAGATTTCCCTTCATGCAGGGACGGCTCCTCCTCTCCTTTGACTCTGCTGGCACGTGCGCAGGCTGGAGGTCCCTCTGACATCTGCATAGTAGAGATGGAGTCCCTGGCTACAGCACAGGGCTGGGACTATTGCGCATGCAATAATcaaaaaggaggaggagctgtcccCAGTGAAGGGAAGTCTggacaagaagacaggtaagtatgatgaggaggggagtattggtgatgttccatttcctcgtttctggataatcagaaaatgtgcctagagtaaggatatgggtaaatatacatgttTGCTAATGTATGTAATTTACAAAGTagacggggggggggagggtgtttagtgtAGAAAATGCATTttagcccggaaaacccctttaacattaatatatctacctgtatatggaGATTATCTTTATGTTTTGGTAACAAGACGTGTACAAATATTGTGAAATTGTTGTTTTGTTAGTTTTCACCTTTTGTCATGTATGTTGTGTAAGTGGAGTTAAAGAATTATAAACATTTGTGCTTTCTTTCAAAAGCAGCCTTTTATATATTAGCAGGATGATTTTTCATCTGCAGTAGGTTGCTGCCTTTTTCTTCTCTCATAATTGGCACTGCAGTGTATAGCATCAGCTTGTTCTTTCTACTGTTATCTGTCTTTTTGGACATGACATTATTAATAGAAGTAATGTTTTCGTCTGCAGTGTGTTGGCATTCACTTAGACAGGGTTTAATCTATGGGAATAATGGTGGAATCATTGGTAATGTTGCAGCTGTTCAttgactgtgtgtgtatatatgcgtATTacattgctctctcttatcatgCCCAGACTATCCATCCGCTGCTCAGCTTACCTTTAAAATGAAAGCTCCGCCATGATTGTTTGCTGTGGAGGGGACCATGTTTATTAGTTTTCAAAGTACCATAATGTGAAACCAAAATGGTATTACTTGTACTAAatttgttttattctttggttGCTTCTGACTAGTAGGTTTCTTTACTCGTTTCCACACAGTTTCAATGGAGTTTAGGTTAGTGCTATTCCAGGTCATTCTAGCAGTGTAATATGATTATCCTGAAAACCCCTTTTTGCGCACAGTAGCAACATGAAATATAAAGGCTTTATTATTTTGAGAAAAATCACATTTAATTTATGACTGGGTCTGAATGCCAAGAAAATGTGAGATTCCTGGTAAAACCGGATGATTTGCCATGTCTGTTTTATGCACAATGGACATACAAGAGACAGACTGGTGATACATAGGGGACAGGGATACTATACCCGGGGACTCAGTTTCAGGAGCCCATTTTTTCATGGGATaggctttaaaggggctgtccacaatatttttgtattaagGCAGGGGGGCTGAGGAAGATGAAAAGGAAAAAACatattcatctgtccccagtgcttCGGTGGCCCAGGCTGTAGTACAGTCCCCACAGTGTCCTGGAGCTTTTTTTCTGTGGGAAGTCCCTGTCacatgtaaccactgaggccaatcagcgacttAAGGTAAGGACACAAGACGTCACTAGTGCCCTCTGCCGCAATACTAAAATATCATGGACAACCCTTGTAATGCAAAGGGAGCGTTAATGAATATAAATTCTGCCTGAAAAGTGTGATCCAGAATTGATACAGATAATGTACATTCTCTCCACAGAGCTAATGatggatgtgtatatgtgtacgaCCTAGAACAAAACCGTCGAATTCTGAAGGTACAACACTGCGTCTCCTGACGTTCACACTATTTCTTTCTGATCTTTGTACTTATTGTTcaactctttctctctctttttcccaGTCTATATATCTGTAGTGCTCTGGTTTCTTTCTGATATATTGTCCAAGTCCTAAGGTTTTTTTAATACCATTTGTTTTCTCTTCAACCTAGATTGGCTCTCATGAGGATGATGTGAATGCTGTCTCATTTGCTGATGATAGCTGTCACATCCTGTATTCTGGGGGTGATGATGCTCTGTGTAAAGTGTGGGATCGTCGCACAATGCGTGAGGATGATGCCAAACCGGTGGGACTGTTGGCTGGACATCAGGATGGTATCACATTCATTGACAGCAAGGTGAAAGCAATGAAGTTTTAGGTATCGTGTGTTGCTTTGATTCTTTGATTCTTACTTTTACTGTGATCTGTATTgccttattttttgcattttcttttaaCTTCAGAAATTCTTTTGATCATAGATTTCTCAATGCTTTTCTTTatttctgcttcttttttttttttttttttttttttttttttttgctgccagATTCTCATCTGTATGTCCGAAGAACTTGTGCCAGCATTGCTTTTCCTGTCATGTTTCTTCTCTTttggggcagtttttttttttcttacatataataaaattatttctttatGTCCCAGGGGGATGCACGATATCTACTTTCAAACTCAAAAGATCAGAGCATAAAGCTGTGGGACATTAGGCGATTTTCAGGTCCAGAGGGGCTTGAGGCCTCACGTAGAGCAATCACCCAGCAGAACTGGGATTACAGATGGCAACAGGTGCCCAAGAAAGGTGAATTAACCCTCTAAGTCCAACAACAAAAGTGTTGTATTCATATTATTTTGCCTTTTCTATTTAGTCTATTGTTTTTTATACCTTCCAGCTCTCAGGAAAAAACGCCTTCCTGGAGACACATCTCTGATGACTTATCGTGGTCATGGTGTCCTGCACACTTTGATCCGGTGTCGCTTCTCCCCTGCAAGCAGCACTGGTCAGCAGTATGTGTACAGTGGATGCTCAACTGGCCGAGTCGTGAGTAAGTGAATATATTTCCTTGCTgggttgttttggttttttgtttttgttttttggaatATAAGCAaagaacttttcttttttttttttttttattatttttataaagcCATATACATTTACTGTCCAGTCCTCTTAATAATAATCTCACACATTCACCCCATTCAGTTCACCCAGATATAATAGCTGATGACCAATGACTTATCATctattaataggtgctgctccactgattctggcacagtttttttttctctagcacccaccattcctgagcagtggagttaattttggtgcctgatatactattaaaCTGTGTACTGTCAGCTGGTCAGTGTCAGGTAGAAATAGGCAATGGAGTGTGATTTAGAGCTCCAGTGAGAGGTGGCCAgtgttagagctcagaatcattTCCCCTTTCCTTTTCCTGCCTAACACCagccacttgacagtacagaaactAAGTAGCATATCAGACTAAGAGTAAAGTAACAGCATTTATTGCTCAGTGTTGGAGGTAGTGAGAGGTCCTCTCTTAGGCATCAGTACAAAGTCAATCCAGAACACTAGAAATAGAATAAttgaataaatagaataaactaaaAATAATTGGTTTGATTCTTTTTGTTTCCTCAGTTTATGACTTGTTAACAGGTCAAATAGTGAAGAAATTGGCCAATCATAAAGCATGTGTGCGGGACGTTAGCTGGCATCCTTGTGACAACAGGCTTGTGAGCAGTTCTGTAAGTTATAACACTTGTCCATTTTAATGGGAAGTATCATTGTAAGGGGTTGTTCACAtgacggaaaatgaagaggaattcgagGCAAACATCCACCTCAGATTCCTTTTCATTTCATGGGCCAGATGATTGGGCCTAATCAAGCTGGAATCTCAAGCTGCAGACTCTGCGGCTATATCTGCCACAGCATCCAGGCCAAGCTCAAGCAGGACTCTTATTTTTTCTGCATCCTGCAGTctatgcctcccattgaaaacaataggaggcagaatctgCCATTGATTTGGGGGAGCGGAATTTATCCCAAATGAGCATTAAATTCCCACTTGTGAACAACCCCTAATGTTAACGGTGAAGAAGCTCAACTCTTCTACTCAATAAATTTTGCCTGGTTTTGAATTATTTTATGGAAATCTGTACTATtatgtaaatattttatatacCAAATAGCTGTATGATTATCAGCAGCTTTTATGCTACATATACATTGCCAAAGTTATGGCAAAAAATgctacgttttacagtacctacaaattTGGACTAATCTAGTCCactaattttagaaaaaaatctgtagtagaaaagctgcatttttaaaaaacgcttgtgtttttgaaaatcgcaacatgtcaattatacctacggaaacgctggcattttccgtataggtataataagggtgAGAAAGTCCCTTACTGTGGTTTTCTACATGGTACCATAGactaaaagggttttctaggtTGCAAACACTGGTCTCCCAATGTCCAAGAAAGTGATTTCTAGTTCTCACTGTTTACACCATGAATGTGGTGATGTGCTATCCTTGGTGGCCACAGTGGCTTCTTGCCATGACTTAGTTATGGATGAAACTTCAGCAAAGCAGGAAATGACAGGCCATTATGATCAGGTGACACTGCATCACATGATGTCAGATGATGTTGTTGCGAGTGAAACAATGGGCACAGAACACAACAAAATTCAGaagtgatgatattacatattatTGACATTAGATTATGATGATGCAGCATGTTGTCAATCTCAGTATTGCTGTCCTGTTACATAGTCTCTGTTTGTTTTTAACTTCAGTGGGATGGTACCGTTCGTGTTTGGGATCACCGCCAGTCTGAATTTTATGAGGAAGATCTGCGCACCCCACCACTAGAGTCTGAAGGCAGCCCTGCTAGCAGTTCCAGCTCTTGGTAGTCAACTGCAATGACCACTAACACACTTGGCTTGCAATGTGGGAAACAGAAGATAGCCAGGGAATCAAAGGATTAATTCTTAGTATGTATAGTTTGGTGAATGTAATAGCATGAATTATGGATTTCTTCTTCTAAGCTGATAAGGACTATTGAAGCTTGCTGACCGTAATTACTGACAGGTATCAGATTTGGTGGTGGGAATTTTTGTGACACAGCAGTGACACCTGTCATTGACATATGGTAAAACAAAGATGTGCTATTATGGTGTGTTTCTTGTGTCCTGGCCTTTATTTCTATAATAAACATGTACCAAATCAATAGAATGTTGACTCTTTAAAAGCAGCAAAAGTGTTCAGTATTTGGAATGTGCGTTTGCATGTTTTGTTTCGTTTTGTTTTATGGAACGCTTCACAAATTTGtgtgtcatccttgcgcaggggacaagctaatcttctctgtatcgttccaattttttagcatatgtgctgccgaagcgagcacgTGTTTGCATGTTTTTCTATTAAccgaatattaatataatattaatattacaaGCAACTCCATAGGTACAGCTTACCTTGGTTGCTTACTGTGAGGTTTCTTCGCACATTCTATTACTTGAAGCTCTTAAAGATGTGCCAGAAGATGTATAATAAGGTACTCTCATTTTAGGTACTCTGACATTTTAGGTTTTATGTCCCCATgattaca carries:
- the DCAF11 gene encoding DDB1- and CUL4-associated factor 11 is translated as MGTRSSSSAAGGGASGDSPRGSRNNSGSRSLQDDDDEENVDLAQVLAYLLRRGQVRLVQGGGPASLHLVQSLSDSDDDNDSAWEGCLGDRYNPPVDPTPDTAVLDQSQIRTQVLLATGRLGARREQNITRQLLERERGGCGFSHGVRCCVTSHFLPNHVFATDSYTQKAFCGVYSSDGAIFMSACQDQNIRLYDCRYGSFKKFRTIKARDVGWSVLDVAFTPDGGHFLYSSWSDYIHICNIYGDTESHTALDLSPSERRFAVFSLTVSRDGREVLGGANDGCVYVYDLEQNRRILKIGSHEDDVNAVSFADDSCHILYSGGDDALCKVWDRRTMREDDAKPVGLLAGHQDGITFIDSKGDARYLLSNSKDQSIKLWDIRRFSGPEGLEASRRAITQQNWDYRWQQVPKKALRKKRLPGDTSLMTYRGHGVLHTLIRCRFSPASSTGQQYVYSGCSTGRVVIYDLLTGQIVKKLANHKACVRDVSWHPCDNRLVSSSWDGTVRVWDHRQSEFYEEDLRTPPLESEGSPASSSSSW